One Verrucomicrobiota bacterium DNA segment encodes these proteins:
- the dtd gene encoding D-aminoacyl-tRNA deacylase: protein MRAVLQRVSEASVTIDGKLHAAIGGGLLILVGVTEGDEQGDMDWLIKKICGLRLFESEEAKGVGDLSLLETKGEALVISQFTLLASVKKGTKPSYHRAAKPKEANEKYQAFVKKLSAEISREVKTGIFGAEMKVALINEGPVTICLDSKNRE from the coding sequence ATGAGAGCGGTTTTACAACGAGTTAGTGAAGCGAGCGTTACCATAGACGGAAAGCTTCATGCTGCTATTGGTGGCGGGCTTTTAATTCTTGTTGGTGTCACGGAAGGTGACGAGCAAGGTGATATGGATTGGCTAATAAAGAAAATATGTGGATTGCGTCTCTTTGAAAGCGAAGAGGCAAAAGGCGTCGGTGACCTCTCTCTTCTGGAAACTAAAGGTGAAGCTTTAGTCATTAGCCAGTTTACTTTATTGGCAAGCGTGAAGAAAGGGACCAAACCATCTTACCACCGTGCAGCAAAACCCAAGGAGGCTAACGAAAAATATCAAGCCTTCGTTAAGAAACTAAGTGCTGAGATAAGTCGCGAAGTTAAAACGGGTATCTTTGGTGCAGAGATGAAAGTAGCTCTTATCAATGAAGGCCCCGTTACTATTTGTTTAGACTCCAAGAATAGAGAGTAA
- a CDS encoding transglycosylase domain-containing protein, protein MKKFLASIPNNLTFKKLLRQAKKLPLWIIIPTGLIISLPALFFFYYFFWALFFDLDEVSHMPATSIIYDRNGYVMQRVYEQHRILVKAEQIPKQLKQALIAREDERFYWHPGFDPFSIVRAIASNYTSGRVVSGASTITQQLARNSAGINAPTLDRKLKELFLALRIELAYSKDEILLYYFNRVFFGSHLYGIGSASDAYFGKKPQDLNLSESAMLVGIIAGPNLFSPWKNPEQAKKVRDFTLDRMATEGFISSEEASKTKAKPLILRPRINIPGSYAVHAIMNTIPSYLTRRHIYRGGLHIHTSIDLAFQKSAEQEMEKQLVAIESRKGYKHMTRHSWQKKHGNTPNKSSQAPPYLQGSFVAIRNVDGAILSLVGGRSYEESSYNRALFAERQIGSTVKPLLYAHAFNVLNCSAFTKVNAEPFDLKNPFKEYRKLPRSQGNYQTIRKALATSNNYSAVRSGIYSGLDSLSFFLGHVFEREVPALPSSCLGAFEMSPLALTSAYTLFPNYGIQIKPHLITKIETSDKQTLYGHIDDRRRVLSPQISFQVIDMMQSVVDEGSARSLRSTWKIKGPFGGKTGTTNDYKDSWFIGFNSEITAGAWVGLDKPQTIIPSGYSSRIAVPTWGRIMKIAQKHYPARDFPPPPGLIQVKKIQEKGFWIFKKKQIVGRSEYVREEQKDNMLLLLSQEEIEDLKAYTYRTNRKTLTNRIKKWLGWQEKRNEQDFAVIHMPSPEEQASINDNIKTEAPRAEAQ, encoded by the coding sequence ATGAAAAAGTTTTTGGCTAGCATTCCAAATAATCTTACATTTAAGAAGTTGCTTAGACAGGCAAAAAAACTCCCTCTGTGGATCATCATACCAACCGGTCTTATCATCAGCTTACCCGCCTTGTTTTTCTTCTATTACTTTTTCTGGGCACTGTTTTTTGACCTAGATGAAGTCAGCCACATGCCTGCAACTTCTATCATTTATGATCGAAATGGTTATGTCATGCAAAGAGTTTATGAGCAACATCGCATCCTAGTTAAAGCCGAACAAATTCCGAAGCAATTAAAACAAGCTCTTATTGCTCGGGAAGATGAACGTTTTTATTGGCACCCTGGATTTGATCCTTTTTCTATAGTAAGAGCGATTGCCTCAAATTATACGAGTGGAAGAGTTGTCTCCGGGGCTTCTACCATCACCCAGCAGCTGGCACGAAATTCAGCGGGAATCAATGCCCCTACATTAGACCGCAAACTAAAAGAACTCTTCCTTGCTTTACGTATAGAACTTGCCTACTCCAAAGATGAAATCCTTCTTTATTACTTTAACCGTGTTTTCTTTGGCAGCCATCTTTACGGTATTGGTTCTGCGTCAGACGCCTATTTTGGAAAAAAACCACAAGACCTTAACTTATCTGAAAGTGCTATGCTTGTTGGTATTATTGCAGGACCCAATCTTTTCTCACCCTGGAAAAATCCTGAACAAGCAAAAAAAGTTAGAGACTTTACACTAGATCGCATGGCTACTGAAGGTTTTATCTCTTCAGAAGAAGCATCTAAAACCAAGGCAAAACCATTGATTCTAAGGCCGAGAATAAATATTCCTGGTTCCTATGCTGTCCATGCCATCATGAACACCATACCGTCTTATCTCACTCGCCGCCATATTTACAGAGGAGGTCTTCATATTCATACAAGCATTGACCTGGCTTTCCAAAAAAGCGCTGAACAAGAAATGGAAAAACAACTTGTCGCCATTGAAAGCCGTAAGGGATACAAGCACATGACACGTCATTCTTGGCAAAAGAAGCACGGAAACACACCCAATAAAAGCAGTCAAGCACCTCCCTATCTACAGGGATCTTTTGTTGCCATACGCAATGTTGACGGCGCTATACTCTCTCTAGTGGGCGGAAGAAGCTATGAAGAAAGCTCCTATAATAGAGCCCTCTTTGCGGAGCGACAAATTGGTTCCACCGTCAAACCTCTACTCTATGCCCATGCCTTCAATGTTTTGAACTGCTCAGCTTTTACTAAAGTAAATGCCGAACCTTTTGATCTTAAAAACCCTTTCAAGGAGTATAGAAAACTCCCGAGGTCACAAGGAAATTATCAAACCATCCGAAAAGCACTTGCTACCAGTAATAATTATAGTGCGGTTCGTTCGGGAATCTATTCCGGTCTCGATAGCTTATCATTCTTTTTAGGCCACGTTTTTGAACGTGAAGTGCCAGCCCTTCCCTCTTCCTGTCTTGGAGCTTTTGAAATGAGTCCTCTAGCGCTAACCAGTGCTTATACTCTGTTCCCTAACTACGGAATTCAGATCAAACCACATCTCATTACCAAAATAGAGACGTCTGACAAACAGACGCTTTATGGTCACATTGACGATCGAAGACGGGTGCTTTCGCCGCAAATCAGCTTTCAGGTGATTGATATGATGCAAAGCGTGGTGGATGAAGGTTCCGCTCGTTCCCTTCGCTCCACTTGGAAAATCAAAGGTCCATTTGGGGGCAAGACGGGAACCACCAATGACTATAAGGATTCTTGGTTTATTGGATTCAATAGCGAAATAACTGCTGGAGCTTGGGTAGGCCTAGACAAACCACAAACCATTATTCCTTCTGGCTACTCTTCAAGAATTGCCGTCCCAACTTGGGGACGAATCATGAAGATCGCACAGAAGCATTATCCCGCTAGAGATTTTCCACCTCCTCCCGGACTTATCCAAGTCAAAAAGATTCAGGAAAAAGGATTTTGGATTTTTAAGAAAAAGCAGATAGTTGGCCGCTCAGAATATGTTCGAGAGGAACAAAAAGATAACATGCTTCTCCTCTTGAGCCAGGAAGAAATAGAAGACCTTAAAGCCTATACTTACCGAACAAATCGCAAAACACTGACGAATCGAATAAAAAAATGGTTAGGCTGGCAAGAGAAACGAAACGAACAAGACTTTGCTGTGATTCATATGCCCTCACCTGAGGAGCAAGCATCCATCAATGATAACATCAAGACCGAAGCTCCCAGGGCTGAGGCTCAATAA